The Teredinibacter sp. KSP-S5-2 genomic interval AAAACGAAAAAACCACCGTCAATGACGGTGGTTTTTTTATTGTGCAGTTCAGAAAAAACTTACAAACAACTTCCGTTATTTGTCCAAACCTGCCACTGACCGGAGTTAGACTCAGGGTTATCGTTTTGCGTCCACCAATTCGCAGTATACTTCACGCCATTGTATTGAACCGCGTTACCCGAGGTGTACACACCGGAAGCACTCCAAACAGTCAAACCAGAACAAGCTGCACCGCCGGAGGAACTGGAAGAACTTGAACTGCTTGACGAACTTGAAGAGCTGCTTGAAGAACTCGAAGATGAGCTGCTGCTAGATGAAGACGAGGAACTTGAAGAAGTACCACATGCGCCTAATAGCTCCCAAGCAGATTTCCAGTACAAACCTTTTCCAGGCTCATAAGCCCAAGCAGCGGAAGAGGAACACCAACCACTGACTTTACAACGATACTCGTCACCCAGATTTTGCACTAACGCATTATTCGCATACGCTGTGCCGGCTTGATACTGATCAGACGAACAACTTCCGCCAGAACTGGATGAAGAGCTTGAGGATGAACTCGAAGAAGAACTGCTTGATGAAGAAGAGCTACTGGAAGAACTACTTGAGGTGGAACTACCGTTACCCCAGCTACCTTGAGGTACGCCATTAAAGTAACTTTGAATTTCAGGCCAAATAAGGCTGATTTTTACACCACTATTCCAACTGCTTTCGCAACCGCCCAAATGGTGAAGACCAATCGCCTTACCCGTTGATGTTGAAATAACCGGTGAACCTGAAGCTCCGCCAGTAGTATCACAACGATAACCAATGTCGTAGGTACGTGTTGTTGTCGCATCGACTCGACATACACCACCCGTGTTGGTATCACTTTCAATCGCCAACTCTTTCGGGTTTCCTGCACCATGCTGAGGAATAAATATTTGTTCCTGATCATTCGCCTGACGAACATCCAAGCCCAGGTTTCCGTATTGCTCAATACCATTCAAATCACGCAAGGTATAAAGCGTGTAATCCAAAGTCGCATTTGTTTTCAAATGTGAACCAGCAGCTTTTTTTATACCGGAAAGCGTTGTGCCAGTACCACAGCCAGTTCGCTGATAACCAAACTGCGATTCAGACGCTAATGTTTTCGAAGCATTTTCCAAACAGTGCTCATTGGTCAACATACGGTTTTGATCACTCACCCGCCAAGCCGTACACAAACTGGTTCCGGTAAATAATTTAGCTACGGATTTAGCTCTATCATACTCGTATGGTCTGTTTTCATAACAGGCAACATCTTTTCTTGAATTCACCGAACCACACAATGAACGACTGGAATATTGTTCTTGCAATAAACGCTCAGCAATTTCTTCTTTAGAAAAACCTTCAGAAATTCGATCAATCTTTATACCGTGAACAGCGTCATCCCACAAAGCCGCATCGGGTACAACCAAACGAATAATTGTTTTGTCCCCTTCTACCGACATTGCAGAAAACTTAGTGTTGCCGTCTTCACCAAAATCACTATTTACAGTGAAATCATCCCGATCATTGACATCCGCACCATAACGGTAGCTTTCACTGCCATCTGGATTACTGACCGTAACATAAGCACCGTCAGGTAGAGAGAAATGAGAAAAATACACTTTAATCAAGCCTGCATTAGGGCGGTATATCTCTTGCTCCAGTGTTAACACATTGTCTTGAAGATCCCGTGTTTCAATGGAAGCGTTACCTATTCCCACCGTATAATTCACATCTTTATACGCCGCAATAGTCACCCCTGCGGATTGGTCTAATACTTGAGCTTGTGACACAGTTGATATCGCAAGCACTAAGCCAGCCATTGCAAATGGTAGTTTCATAAGTTCACCTGTTTATTATTATTTCAAGAAAACAAAGAACAAGATGGCCACGCGCGCAATATGCGCAGTAACAGACATCAAAATTCGTAGTTATGACGAATCAAAAATGAAAACACACAATGGCTCGATAGAACAAATCGAGATAAGAGAAATTATTTTTTATCTATTAACAAGATATTTGTAGTCACTAATATAACGAAAAAAAGCGAAAAAAAAGAAAGAGCAAGCACGTTTGAGAACATGCCTGCTCCGTAATTAAGGGCCGTCCTTGACCATCCCTCTATTCCTTAAAACTGGTAATACACACCAAAGTTGACTTGGTAAACTGATGCATCCAGATCCCGTCGGAAACGGTCATCATCGTTGTCCT includes:
- a CDS encoding trypsin-like peptidase domain-containing protein, with the protein product MKLPFAMAGLVLAISTVSQAQVLDQSAGVTIAAYKDVNYTVGIGNASIETRDLQDNVLTLEQEIYRPNAGLIKVYFSHFSLPDGAYVTVSNPDGSESYRYGADVNDRDDFTVNSDFGEDGNTKFSAMSVEGDKTIIRLVVPDAALWDDAVHGIKIDRISEGFSKEEIAERLLQEQYSSRSLCGSVNSRKDVACYENRPYEYDRAKSVAKLFTGTSLCTAWRVSDQNRMLTNEHCLENASKTLASESQFGYQRTGCGTGTTLSGIKKAAGSHLKTNATLDYTLYTLRDLNGIEQYGNLGLDVRQANDQEQIFIPQHGAGNPKELAIESDTNTGGVCRVDATTTRTYDIGYRCDTTGGASGSPVISTSTGKAIGLHHLGGCESSWNSGVKISLIWPEIQSYFNGVPQGSWGNGSSTSSSSSSSSSSSSSSSSSSSSSSSSSSGGSCSSDQYQAGTAYANNALVQNLGDEYRCKVSGWCSSSAAWAYEPGKGLYWKSAWELLGACGTSSSSSSSSSSSSSSSSSSSSSSSSSSSSSSSSSGGAACSGLTVWSASGVYTSGNAVQYNGVKYTANWWTQNDNPESNSGQWQVWTNNGSCL